AGTAACTAAATTTCCAAACCAATGATGAAAAACTTCATGAGCAATGGTATTTTCCTGAACATTTTCATCTACCAATTGCCCGGGCATTTGATAGGCTCTTTCCCCATGAATAACTGCTGTTGTATTTTCCATAGCCCCACTCACATAATCTCTGCCTACAATCTGACTATATTTGCTCCACGGATATTCAATACCCGTAATTTCAGAGAAAAACCCAATCATTTCCGGAGTCAAACCAAAAATAGCTTTTGCTACTTTTGCGTACTTTTTTTCTACATAATAATTTACAGGAATATTTTTGTAGGAATCCTTAACAATTTCATATGCTCCTATTCCCATAAAAAATAAATAGGGAGCATGTTTTTGATCTAATTTCCAGTAATCGGTTCTGTAATTACCCGCTACTTTTTGACTCACTAATATGCCATTAGATAGGGTTTTGTATTTATCAGGTACGGTAATGTATATTTCCTGTGATGTTTTTTGATTCGGGCTGTCTATTGTAGGAAACCAGCAACTGCTTGCTTCGGTTTCTCCCTGTGTCCAAATCTGGGTGGGTTTATTTTTATCCGATCCGTCAGCATTAATAAAATACACTCCCTTTGCTTCAGTAATTGCCGCACTTCCTTTTTGTTTTACTTTTTCAGGCTGTGCCGTATACTTAATATATACGGTGAACTCCTCCCCTTTTCTGTATACTTTGGGTAAATCTATTTTTAAATTAAATCCGTCATAACGATACACTAACTCGGTTTTATTCATTTTTACAGTATGAATAATCATAGCTTTAGCATCTAATTCAAACACATCTGTAGCATAAAAATGAGGTGTTGCCGTTACCCATTCTTCACCGTTTACTGTTTTATCTGTAAAATTGAAATCGACCTTTAATTTTGTATGAATTAAATCGATTTTTTTTTCTCTTTCTGCTCTGTATATGGATAATGGATCTACTATTTGCGAAAAAACATGCCCTGTAAACAACAGGTATACGTGGATAATGATATTTATGTACTTCATTTATATCCTAATATATATTCTAATTCTAAGAGCTCCAAAAGTACTAAAATAATAGAGTGTTTCTTGTTAATGGCTAGTTAAAACCCTAACGAATGACACTAGTCAAACCCATTCTAATTAGATATTTTAAGTGAATCAAACCAGATAAAAACAAAAGATTTACTTGGCCACATTTACAGCCCTGGTTTCTCTGATTACAGTGATCTTAACTTGGCCAGGATATGTCATGTCGTTTTGTATTTTTTGAGAAATATTGAATGACAACTCAGCGGCTTTTATATCATTTATTTTATCGCTTTGCACAATAACTCTTAACTCTCTTCCCGCCTGAATTGCATAAGCTTTTTCGACACCGGCAAACTCAAACGCTATATTTTCTAAATCTTTTAGCCTTTGTATGTAAGAGTCTAATACTTGTCTTCTTGCTCCGGGTCTTGCTCCGGATATGGCATCACATACCTGGACAATGGGTGCGATTAGGCTCTTCATTTCAATTTCATCGTGGTGAGCTCCGATAGCATTGCATACGTTTTTTTTCTCTCCGTATTTTTCAGCCCACTGCATTCCTAACAATGCATGCGGGAGATTACTTTCTGTTTCCGGTACTTTTCCTATATCGTGTAATAAGCCCGCTCTTTTGGCCAGCTTTGCATTCAGTCCTAGTTCAGATGCCATAATTCCGCAAAGATTGGCTACTTCTCTGGAGTGCTGCAAAAGGTTTTGCCCGTAAGAAGAGCGGTATTTCATCCTTCCCACCGTTTTGATCAATTCCGGGTGTAAGCCATGGATCCCTAAATCAATAGCAGCACGCTTACCTACTTCAATAATCTCCTGCTCAATCTGATTTGTTGTCTTCTTTACAACTTCTTCTATCCGGGCCGGATGAATTCTTCCGTCAGTGACCAATTTATGCATAGATAAACGAGCAATTTCTCTTCTTACAGAGTCGAAACAGGATAAGATAATGGCTTCCGGAGTATCATCGACAATGATTTCAACACCGGTTACTGATTCCAGCGCTCTGATATTCCTGCCTTCTCGGCCAATGATTCTTCCTTTTACATCATCGGATTCCAGATTGAAAACAGAAACACAGTTTTCTACTGCTTGCTCTACCCCTACTCTTTGTATGGTATTTAAGATTACTTTTCTGGCTTCTTGTTGCGCAGTAAGTTTTGCTTCTTCTACTGTTTCTTGTATAAAGGTGATAGCATCTGCCTTAGCTTCTTCTCTCAAAGAAGAAACCAGCTCTTTTTTGGCATCTTCTACAGATAATCCGGAAATCTGCTCTAACATATCGACATGTCTTTTGTGCAATTTACCCAGATCGCTTTCTTTCTTTTCCAGATATTCTAACTTTTGATCATGATCTGCTTCCTTCTGTTCTAAAGAGATATTCAGTTTTTTGCTTTTCTCTAATTCTGAGTTCACTTTGCCTTCTTTATCTCTGATTCTTTTTTCAATGTCAGAAACTTTTTTCTCTCTGGATAAAATCACTTTTTCATGTTCGGATTTCAATTCTATAAATTTTTCTTTTGCCTGTAGTATTTTATCTTTTTTTAATGCTTCCGCATCAACTTTTGCTGCTTTCATCAAAGCATTTACTTCTTTCTTTGTATTTTTTATCAGTTTATTTGATCTAAGCTTTTCTATAAATTTTGCTATGATAAAACCAATGATTAATCCTCCTGCTCCCACACTAATGGGTATTAGCATATCTTCCATAATTTTAATTTAGGTATAAAAAAAGCCTACAATAATTTGGTTTATATAAACCCCATTATGACATATATAGAACTAACTAATTGGTCAAGGATCCGAATCCATATCAGTATAGTAACGGCTTGCTTTAACAATTAAGACTCATCCTTCATAATAGATTAATGTTGAGTTTATCAAACAAATAACTAATGTAGGCAGTATATTGTATAATAAAGAACTTATTCTAAATGGCTATTCACTAACGCTGTTAGCTCATTTACCTTGTGCAACACTTCTGTATTTTCAGATTGATTACTAAGTTTAGAAATTTCTACTTTGGAAGCAAATTGTAACGCACACATGG
This window of the Flavobacteriaceae bacterium genome carries:
- the rny gene encoding ribonuclease Y, coding for MEDMLIPISVGAGGLIIGFIIAKFIEKLRSNKLIKNTKKEVNALMKAAKVDAEALKKDKILQAKEKFIELKSEHEKVILSREKKVSDIEKRIRDKEGKVNSELEKSKKLNISLEQKEADHDQKLEYLEKKESDLGKLHKRHVDMLEQISGLSVEDAKKELVSSLREEAKADAITFIQETVEEAKLTAQQEARKVILNTIQRVGVEQAVENCVSVFNLESDDVKGRIIGREGRNIRALESVTGVEIIVDDTPEAIILSCFDSVRREIARLSMHKLVTDGRIHPARIEEVVKKTTNQIEQEIIEVGKRAAIDLGIHGLHPELIKTVGRMKYRSSYGQNLLQHSREVANLCGIMASELGLNAKLAKRAGLLHDIGKVPETESNLPHALLGMQWAEKYGEKKNVCNAIGAHHDEIEMKSLIAPIVQVCDAISGARPGARRQVLDSYIQRLKDLENIAFEFAGVEKAYAIQAGRELRVIVQSDKINDIKAAELSFNISQKIQNDMTYPGQVKITVIRETRAVNVAK